One Orrella dioscoreae genomic window carries:
- a CDS encoding alpha/beta hydrolase produces the protein MSFLMLLAACSATYQPRGEPTQAALIEGQALVVEDGARLPLRQWVPAGKPRAVVIALHGMNDYSNAFDAPARYWREQGVATYAYDQRGFGASALPGIWPGAQTLVDDLDSAVQAIAARHPGVPLFVLGESMGGAVAITAVTAPAMPGRPPLASRLQGVVLSAPALWGRQSMNLLYRMTLWLAVHTVPSMHVTPPRGLKIVPSDNIDMLRGLGRDPLVLKRTRIDAVSGLVDLMSLAESRLTALPPALPVLVLYGAHEQVLHADSVAEASATLTALAERQPVQLKRYPQGYHMLLRDLCAQAVWQDVAAWMAEPAAVRPVGECPPPILRVAPDAPRSSALPAPAPAGPGSVVRH, from the coding sequence GTGTCGTTCCTCATGCTGCTGGCCGCTTGCTCGGCCACTTATCAGCCGCGCGGTGAGCCGACGCAGGCCGCCCTGATCGAAGGGCAGGCGCTGGTCGTCGAGGATGGCGCTCGCTTGCCCTTGCGGCAGTGGGTGCCCGCAGGCAAGCCCCGCGCTGTCGTCATCGCCCTGCACGGCATGAATGACTATTCGAATGCCTTCGATGCGCCTGCGCGTTACTGGCGAGAACAGGGTGTCGCCACCTATGCCTATGACCAGCGTGGCTTTGGCGCTTCCGCGCTGCCTGGCATCTGGCCGGGCGCGCAGACGCTGGTCGACGACCTGGACTCGGCGGTGCAGGCCATTGCCGCGCGGCACCCGGGCGTGCCCCTGTTCGTGCTGGGGGAAAGCATGGGCGGGGCGGTGGCCATCACTGCCGTGACCGCGCCCGCGATGCCGGGGCGTCCGCCCCTGGCGTCCCGCCTGCAAGGCGTCGTGCTGTCGGCCCCCGCCCTGTGGGGGCGGCAATCCATGAATCTTTTGTACCGCATGACGCTCTGGCTGGCCGTGCACACCGTGCCAAGCATGCACGTCACCCCGCCGCGCGGCTTGAAGATCGTGCCGTCGGACAACATCGACATGCTGCGCGGCCTTGGGCGGGACCCGCTGGTGCTCAAGCGCACGCGCATCGATGCGGTCTCGGGCCTGGTGGACTTGATGAGCCTGGCCGAGTCGCGCCTGACGGCCTTGCCGCCGGCGCTGCCGGTCCTGGTGTTGTACGGCGCCCACGAGCAGGTGCTGCATGCCGATTCCGTGGCCGAGGCCAGCGCCACCCTGACAGCGCTGGCCGAGCGGCAGCCCGTGCAACTCAAGCGCTATCCGCAGGGGTATCACATGCTGCTGCGCGATCTGTGCGCGCAGGCGGTCTGGCAGGATGTCGCTGCGTGGATGGCCGAGCCTGCGGCAGTGCGCCCGGTTGGGGAATGCCCGCCGCCCATCCTGCGGGTGGCGCCCGATGCGCCCCGGTCATCGGCCCTGCCGGCGCCCGCGCCTGCCGGTCCGGGCTCGGTCGTGCGCCACTAG
- a CDS encoding carboxymuconolactone decarboxylase family protein, which yields MSRLPLLDPDTAPESTRPALLAARQGAGYLSNLLAVLAHAPVALEAYQTLSAINARASLTLAQREVVQLVAATTHGCAFCVAGHTALGLNKARLDPALVEALREGAALPDPKLEALARYTRDVIATRGAVDDSAFEAFLAAGHTQAQALEVVVGLGLATICNFANVLARTPLNPELQEHAWRIPA from the coding sequence ATGTCCCGCCTTCCCCTCCTCGACCCCGACACCGCCCCCGAATCCACGCGTCCGGCCTTGCTGGCCGCCCGCCAGGGCGCGGGCTATCTCTCCAACCTGCTGGCCGTGCTGGCGCATGCACCGGTGGCCCTGGAGGCCTATCAGACGCTGTCGGCCATCAATGCGCGCGCCAGCCTCACGCTGGCGCAGCGCGAAGTCGTGCAGCTGGTGGCAGCCACGACGCATGGCTGCGCGTTCTGCGTGGCCGGGCACACGGCACTGGGCCTGAACAAGGCCAGGCTGGACCCCGCGCTGGTCGAGGCACTGCGGGAAGGCGCCGCGCTGCCGGACCCCAAGCTGGAGGCGCTGGCCCGATACACGCGCGACGTGATCGCCACCCGGGGGGCCGTGGATGACAGCGCCTTCGAGGCCTTTCTCGCGGCGGGCCACACCCAGGCCCAGGCGCTGGAAGTCGTGGTGGGCCTGGGGCTTGCCACGATCTGCAACTTCGCCAATGTGCTGGCGCGCACCCCCCTCAATCCCGAACTGCAGGAGCACGCATGGCGCATACCCGCCTGA
- a CDS encoding acetate/propionate family kinase, with the protein MTQHATSSGDFIMVLNCGSSSIKFALFDTPGQDAALPRKAAWQGKVQGIGGPSPTFGAAESGAAASSEALALDASQPYHDALAHIRRRTLAWLAGRRVRAIAHRVVHGGSKYFAPVRVDADVLADLKTYIPLAPLHQPFALEAIEVLLETRPDLPQVACFDTAFHHTLPQVEQMLPLPYAAWERGLRRYGFHGLSYEYQSVALPERHGANAHGRVIVAHLGSGASLCALDAGRSVATTMGFSALDGLMMGTRCGALDPGAVIYLMEIEKLSLEEVGHTLYHESGLLGVSGRSSEPRVLLEHEATDERARAALDLYIRRIVREIGALVAVLGGLDMLAFTAGVGEHSAEIRRRVCNGLSFLGLTLDEAANARNASCISTPDCPIVVAVEPTNEEWIAARHAAAQVDLAGAAA; encoded by the coding sequence ATGACGCAGCACGCAACATCCTCCGGCGACTTCATCATGGTGCTGAACTGCGGTTCGTCCAGCATCAAGTTCGCCCTCTTCGACACGCCCGGCCAGGATGCCGCCTTGCCTCGCAAGGCGGCGTGGCAAGGCAAGGTGCAGGGCATCGGCGGGCCATCGCCCACTTTCGGCGCGGCCGAGTCCGGGGCCGCAGCCTCCTCTGAAGCCCTGGCGCTTGATGCCTCGCAGCCCTATCACGATGCGCTGGCGCACATCCGCCGCCGCACGCTGGCATGGCTGGCGGGCCGGCGCGTGCGCGCCATCGCGCACCGCGTGGTGCACGGCGGCAGCAAGTATTTCGCGCCGGTGCGCGTGGATGCCGACGTGCTGGCCGACCTGAAGACCTATATTCCCCTGGCCCCGCTGCACCAGCCCTTCGCGCTGGAAGCCATCGAGGTGCTACTGGAAACCCGGCCCGACCTGCCGCAAGTGGCCTGCTTCGACACCGCGTTCCACCACACGCTGCCCCAGGTGGAACAGATGCTGCCGCTGCCCTATGCGGCATGGGAACGCGGCCTGCGGCGCTATGGCTTCCACGGCCTGTCGTATGAATACCAGTCGGTGGCACTGCCCGAGCGGCATGGCGCAAACGCCCATGGCCGCGTCATCGTGGCGCACCTGGGCAGCGGCGCCAGCCTCTGCGCGCTCGACGCGGGCCGCAGCGTGGCCACCACCATGGGTTTCTCGGCGCTGGACGGGCTGATGATGGGCACGCGCTGCGGCGCGCTGGACCCCGGCGCGGTGATCTACCTGATGGAGATCGAGAAGCTCAGCCTGGAGGAAGTCGGCCACACGCTGTACCACGAATCCGGCCTGCTGGGCGTGTCGGGGCGCTCGTCCGAGCCGCGCGTGCTGCTGGAGCACGAGGCCACCGACGAACGTGCGCGCGCGGCGCTGGATCTGTATATCCGCCGCATCGTGCGCGAAATCGGCGCGCTGGTGGCGGTGCTGGGCGGCCTGGACATGCTGGCCTTCACGGCCGGCGTGGGCGAGCACAGCGCGGAAATCCGCCGCAGGGTGTGCAATGGCCTGTCCTTCCTTGGCCTGACGCTGGACGAAGCCGCCAACGCCCGCAACGCATCCTGCATCAGCACGCCCGACTGCCCCATCGTGGTGGCGGTCGAACCCACCAACGAGGAATGGATCGCCGCCCGGCACGCCGCCGCGCAGGTCGACCTGGCCGGGGCCGCGGCCTGA
- a CDS encoding bifunctional enoyl-CoA hydratase/phosphate acetyltransferase, giving the protein MTSPSLSAVSQALQVTRNRPLAEITVGESASLERTLNYEDIQLFAILSGDVNPRHLDREFARASGFQDVAAHGMWGGALISAVLGTRLPGPGTVYRSQSLRFLQAVRVGDTLTVTVTVTAVDTDAQVVTLACLGVNQQGATVIEGVAEVHAPTEAIEVSHSALPEIRLHAEDAGLERLLSQVGALAPVRMAVVHPCDALSLTAALDAGRNGFIVPVLVGPRAKIESVAAENGLDLGDAEIEEAPHSHAAAARAVEMAGRGEVEALMKGALHTDELMGAVVPSGAGLRTKRRISHCFLMQTPAYPRPFLITDAAINIAPDLQTKADIVRNAIDLAHVIGVAEPRVAILAAVETVNPSMPATLDAAALCKMADRGQITGGRLDGPLAFDNAVSPSAARIKGIASEVAGLADILVVPDLESGNMLAKQLEYMGDASSAGIVLGARVPIVLTSRADSRESRLASCAIALMLAHHFRNAPP; this is encoded by the coding sequence ATGACATCTCCCTCGCTTTCCGCCGTCAGCCAAGCCCTGCAGGTCACCCGCAACCGCCCCCTGGCGGAAATCACCGTCGGCGAAAGCGCCAGTCTCGAGCGCACGCTGAACTACGAAGACATCCAGCTTTTCGCCATCCTGTCGGGCGACGTGAACCCGCGCCACCTCGACCGGGAATTCGCCCGCGCGTCGGGCTTCCAGGACGTGGCCGCCCACGGCATGTGGGGCGGCGCACTGATCTCGGCCGTGCTGGGCACGCGGCTGCCCGGCCCCGGCACGGTCTATCGCAGCCAGTCCCTGCGATTCCTGCAGGCCGTGCGCGTGGGCGACACGCTGACGGTCACGGTGACCGTGACCGCGGTGGACACCGACGCGCAGGTGGTGACGCTGGCCTGCCTTGGCGTCAACCAGCAGGGCGCGACGGTGATCGAGGGGGTCGCGGAGGTCCATGCCCCCACCGAGGCCATCGAGGTGTCGCATTCGGCGCTGCCCGAGATCCGCTTGCATGCCGAGGACGCGGGACTGGAACGCCTGCTGTCGCAGGTCGGCGCGCTGGCGCCCGTGCGCATGGCGGTGGTTCATCCCTGCGATGCATTGAGCCTGACCGCCGCGCTGGACGCCGGCCGCAACGGGTTCATCGTGCCGGTGCTGGTCGGTCCGCGCGCAAAGATAGAATCCGTCGCCGCGGAGAACGGCCTGGACCTGGGCGACGCCGAGATCGAGGAAGCGCCGCACAGCCATGCCGCCGCCGCGCGCGCGGTGGAGATGGCCGGACGCGGCGAGGTCGAGGCGCTGATGAAGGGCGCGCTGCACACCGATGAGCTGATGGGCGCGGTCGTGCCCTCGGGGGCCGGGCTGCGCACCAAACGCCGCATCAGCCATTGCTTCCTGATGCAGACGCCCGCCTATCCCCGGCCTTTCCTGATCACCGACGCCGCCATCAACATCGCGCCCGACCTGCAGACCAAGGCCGACATCGTGCGCAACGCCATCGACCTGGCGCACGTGATCGGCGTGGCCGAACCGCGCGTGGCCATCCTGGCTGCGGTGGAAACCGTCAACCCGAGCATGCCCGCCACGCTGGATGCCGCGGCGCTCTGCAAGATGGCGGACCGCGGCCAGATCACCGGCGGCCGCCTGGACGGCCCGCTGGCCTTCGACAACGCGGTGTCGCCGTCGGCCGCCCGCATCAAGGGCATCGCTTCCGAGGTGGCGGGCCTGGCCGACATCCTGGTCGTGCCCGATCTCGAAAGCGGCAACATGCTGGCCAAGCAGCTGGAATACATGGGTGACGCCTCGAGCGCCGGCATCGTGCTGGGCGCGCGCGTGCCCATCGTGCTGACCAGCCGCGCCGACTCGCGCGAATCCCGCCTGGCCTCCTGCGCCATCGCCCTCATGCTTGCCCACCACTTCCGGAACGCCCCGCCATGA
- a CDS encoding AraC family transcriptional regulator codes for MAEALLLSGLDVRASIFHIGQYCGRWEASLSGRLRAGFHIVLHGDCWLHTPQGEAVALRPGDAVFFLRDTPHVLSPRPAPPDFSAPVQRRDMTPLDSAMPQATGLVCGFLDFRPGLSGLLIESLPSAILLHGQAPGLQAARTLVDLLVAEMVGRPGEPSPLIERLVELLLFYALRHHARYDTQAHGLLALARDPGMASLIGAMIAEPQLAWTVDMMASHAHMSRASFHRRFSLLAATTPAQLLLYVRMRAAVGALAEGMSVEQVCERVGYQSPGAFSRAFTRAMGCSPAVWRKERASHG; via the coding sequence ATGGCCGAAGCATTGCTGCTCTCCGGCCTGGATGTGCGCGCCAGCATCTTCCATATCGGGCAGTATTGCGGGCGCTGGGAAGCCAGCCTGAGCGGCAGGTTGCGCGCCGGTTTCCATATCGTCCTGCACGGCGACTGCTGGTTGCACACCCCGCAAGGCGAGGCCGTGGCCCTGCGGCCCGGGGATGCCGTCTTCTTCCTGCGCGACACGCCGCATGTCCTGTCTCCGCGTCCTGCGCCGCCCGATTTCTCCGCGCCGGTACAGCGGCGTGACATGACCCCGCTGGACAGCGCCATGCCGCAGGCCACGGGCCTCGTGTGCGGATTCCTGGATTTCCGCCCCGGCTTGAGCGGTCTATTGATCGAATCCCTGCCTTCGGCCATTCTGTTGCACGGCCAGGCACCCGGTCTGCAGGCTGCTCGCACGCTGGTCGATTTGCTGGTCGCAGAGATGGTGGGACGTCCCGGAGAGCCCTCCCCGCTGATAGAGCGGCTGGTGGAATTGCTGTTGTTCTATGCCCTGCGCCACCACGCCCGTTACGACACACAGGCGCACGGGCTGCTGGCGCTGGCGCGCGACCCGGGCATGGCAAGCCTGATCGGCGCCATGATCGCCGAGCCGCAGCTGGCCTGGACGGTGGACATGATGGCATCGCACGCGCACATGTCGCGGGCCAGCTTCCACCGCCGCTTCAGCCTGCTTGCAGCCACCACGCCCGCCCAGCTGCTGCTGTATGTGCGCATGCGCGCGGCGGTCGGCGCGCTGGCCGAGGGCATGAGCGTGGAGCAGGTGTGCGAGCGGGTCGGATATCAGTCCCCCGGCGCGTTTTCCCGCGCCTTCACGCGCGCGATGGGCTGCTCGCCGGCGGTGTGGCGCAAGGAGCGCGCAAGCCATGGCTGA
- a CDS encoding sensor histidine kinase translates to MATAAAPIAMRPPGPSIRRRLLLPLVMLFMVGMAALYWGVRGYANQAANTSFDYLLRASALSLSDSLQLVRGQWQMDMPYAALALLSQAPRDRVFYRVTDIHGKRITGYADLPAPPSRPRLDGDMQVYDAPYRGEMVRFMALRRQVAGPEASAGAIVEVGQTRQARDALAEDILWRATVLLILFTAAVLALVWWGVYRSLRPVARIERELATRDASELQAIATPVPVELEQLVRTLDGFMARLSTNLDTLRLFIAEAAHQLRTPLAALRAQVQVALDEDDPAEQRRSLQAVLRNAERLSRLVNQLLSDASVNHRSSLQRYEAVDLLAILRQALHESVPQADPQPDVSLQAPAASDGPPMLQGDALMLREAFKNLIDNALRHGRRHGDGAAPCVRVSLLRDGAQWCVTISDDGPGIPAAQAHTIFERFVRGPQARSEGAGLGLAIVQRVVRSHGGSIDLSNRPGGGLDVCVRLPGGLTT, encoded by the coding sequence ATGGCCACCGCTGCCGCGCCCATCGCCATGCGCCCGCCCGGCCCCTCCATCCGCCGACGCCTGCTGCTGCCGCTCGTGATGCTCTTCATGGTCGGCATGGCCGCGCTGTACTGGGGGGTGCGCGGGTATGCCAACCAGGCGGCCAACACCTCCTTCGACTACCTGCTGCGCGCCTCGGCCCTATCGCTGAGCGACAGCCTGCAACTGGTGCGCGGCCAGTGGCAGATGGACATGCCTTACGCCGCACTGGCGCTGCTGTCCCAGGCGCCGCGCGACCGCGTGTTCTATCGGGTGACGGACATCCACGGCAAGCGCATCACCGGCTATGCCGACCTGCCTGCGCCACCCAGCCGCCCTCGCCTCGATGGCGACATGCAGGTCTACGACGCGCCCTACCGCGGCGAAATGGTGCGCTTCATGGCCTTGCGCCGCCAGGTGGCCGGCCCCGAGGCCTCTGCTGGCGCCATCGTCGAAGTCGGCCAGACCCGGCAGGCGCGCGACGCGCTGGCGGAAGACATCCTGTGGCGGGCGACGGTGCTGCTCATCCTTTTCACCGCCGCCGTGCTGGCGCTGGTGTGGTGGGGCGTGTATCGGTCCCTGCGGCCCGTCGCGCGGATCGAGCGGGAACTCGCCACGCGCGACGCCTCGGAACTGCAGGCCATCGCCACGCCGGTGCCGGTGGAACTGGAACAGCTGGTGCGCACGCTGGACGGCTTCATGGCGCGCCTGTCCACCAACCTGGACACCTTGCGGCTCTTCATCGCCGAGGCCGCGCATCAATTGCGCACGCCCCTGGCCGCGCTGCGCGCGCAAGTCCAGGTGGCGCTGGACGAGGACGACCCCGCCGAACAACGGCGCAGCCTGCAAGCCGTGCTGCGCAACGCGGAAAGGCTGTCGCGGCTGGTCAACCAGCTGCTGAGCGACGCCAGCGTGAATCACCGCAGCAGCCTGCAACGCTATGAAGCCGTGGACCTCCTGGCCATCCTGCGCCAGGCCCTGCACGAGAGCGTGCCGCAGGCCGACCCGCAGCCGGACGTGAGCCTGCAGGCGCCTGCCGCCAGCGACGGGCCTCCCATGCTGCAAGGCGATGCCCTGATGCTGCGCGAGGCCTTCAAGAACCTCATCGACAATGCCCTGCGCCACGGCAGGCGCCACGGCGACGGCGCCGCCCCCTGCGTGCGCGTCAGCCTGTTGCGCGACGGCGCCCAATGGTGCGTGACGATCTCGGACGACGGCCCCGGCATTCCCGCCGCGCAGGCGCACACCATCTTCGAACGCTTCGTGCGCGGCCCGCAGGCGCGCAGCGAAGGGGCCGGCCTGGGGCTCGCCATCGTGCAACGCGTGGTGCGGAGCCACGGTGGCAGCATCGACCTCAGCAACCGCCCCGGCGGCGGCCTGGACGTCTGCGTGCGATTGCCTGGGGGCCTGACGACATGA
- a CDS encoding class I SAM-dependent methyltransferase has protein sequence MFQIPPTLPTAGDLLAAFDTDTPDIRSAWFERRRRAMVMASLGRRRYHSALELGCGTGGMTSLLAARCDHVTACDMSTSALVQAREQLDHAANVRFLPCRLPRDWPTLASPVQLIVLCDMAYYLGEDDTRVLAARCHEHMAPGSELVACHGLHAFPGRRAETRAIHAILGDDPRLRETVRLEDGDFLLQIWRCVP, from the coding sequence ATGTTCCAGATTCCCCCCACCCTGCCGACGGCTGGCGACCTCTTGGCCGCGTTCGATACGGACACGCCTGATATCCGCTCGGCCTGGTTCGAACGCCGGCGGCGCGCGATGGTCATGGCGTCGCTGGGCCGGCGCCGCTACCACTCGGCGCTGGAGCTGGGTTGCGGCACGGGCGGCATGACCTCGCTGCTGGCCGCGCGCTGCGACCACGTGACGGCCTGCGACATGTCGACGTCCGCCCTGGTCCAGGCGCGCGAGCAACTCGATCACGCCGCCAACGTGCGCTTCCTGCCCTGCCGCCTGCCGCGCGACTGGCCCACGCTCGCCTCGCCCGTGCAACTGATCGTGCTGTGCGACATGGCCTATTACCTGGGCGAGGACGACACTCGCGTGCTGGCCGCCCGCTGCCACGAACACATGGCGCCGGGCAGCGAGCTGGTGGCTTGCCACGGCCTGCATGCCTTCCCCGGCCGCCGCGCGGAGACCCGTGCCATTCATGCCATCCTGGGCGACGACCCGCGCCTGCGCGAGACGGTGCGCCTGGAGGATGGCGATTTCCTGCTGCAGATCTGGCGCTGCGTGCCGTGA
- a CDS encoding ABC transporter substrate-binding protein has product MRMLSCQAFRRRATAALLGLAMTLAIPLAHARDYEVLTLGPDDARDVLVVDASTNTQVFLGVLRDFSALYPTIRLVYTELPTQVLYDAAVTRAEATPGSLDGPDVVISSSMDLQAKLANDGLAQPHVSQETLALPGWARWRDEVFSIGAEAMVMAYNTQALTSEQAPRTRRQLLAMLRDPALPLQGRIGTYDVEHSGIGYLAATQDTRLDSMAGTLLSAFGANAVVVDPSADETLDRLARGEISLAYNVLESYALRRIADGAPLAVARPEDYTLVVSRAAIIPKQARRPDLAAKFLDYLLSARGQHIIVRESAMLPVRPLPGASTDGAPLRPVDLGVGLLVYLDELKKSYFLRTWHAALCLDCGRPAAALESASE; this is encoded by the coding sequence ATGCGCATGCTTTCCTGCCAGGCCTTCAGGCGTCGCGCCACGGCAGCCTTGCTCGGTCTGGCGATGACGCTGGCGATCCCACTTGCCCACGCCAGGGACTACGAAGTGTTGACGCTGGGCCCCGACGATGCCCGCGACGTCCTGGTGGTGGATGCGTCCACCAACACGCAGGTCTTCCTGGGCGTCCTGCGCGATTTCAGCGCCTTGTACCCCACCATCCGACTCGTCTATACCGAGTTGCCCACCCAGGTGCTGTATGACGCCGCCGTCACGCGCGCCGAGGCAACGCCGGGCAGCCTGGACGGGCCCGATGTCGTCATCAGCAGCAGCATGGACCTCCAGGCCAAGCTGGCCAACGACGGACTGGCCCAGCCGCATGTCTCGCAGGAAACGCTTGCCTTGCCTGGCTGGGCGCGCTGGCGCGACGAGGTATTCAGCATCGGCGCCGAGGCCATGGTCATGGCCTACAACACGCAAGCACTGACATCGGAACAGGCGCCGCGCACGCGTCGGCAACTGCTCGCCATGCTGCGCGACCCCGCCCTGCCCCTGCAAGGGCGCATCGGCACCTACGATGTCGAACACAGCGGCATCGGCTACCTGGCCGCCACCCAGGACACACGCCTGGACAGCATGGCGGGCACGCTGCTTTCCGCTTTCGGCGCCAATGCGGTGGTGGTGGATCCCTCTGCCGATGAAACGCTGGACAGGCTGGCGCGCGGCGAGATCTCGCTGGCGTACAACGTCCTGGAATCCTATGCGTTGCGGCGCATCGCCGACGGCGCGCCGCTGGCGGTGGCTCGCCCCGAGGACTACACGCTGGTGGTGTCGCGCGCGGCAATCATCCCCAAGCAGGCCCGCCGACCGGACCTGGCCGCCAAGTTCCTGGACTATCTGTTGTCGGCCCGCGGCCAGCACATCATCGTGCGCGAATCGGCCATGCTGCCGGTGCGCCCCCTGCCAGGCGCGAGCACCGACGGCGCACCGTTGCGGCCCGTGGACCTGGGCGTCGGCCTGCTCGTCTATCTGGACGAGCTGAAGAAATCCTATTTCCTGCGGACCTGGCACGCGGCGCTTTGTCTCGATTGCGGACGTCCGGCAGCCGCGCTTGAATCGGCAAGCGAATAG
- a CDS encoding catalase — protein sequence MATKKSRNGKPAHAAEQAPLNTDSAPSGPAPGAKPAAAQARALDQTAGAFPHNPDKAQEYGDAASCPHAGHHQAPADASVHASTLSETNANEKTGAPPGAGENAVQGGLSRVRADDDGQPLSTNQGVPLADNQSSLKAGLRGPALLKDFILREKITHFDHERIPERIVHARGSAAHGYFEAYESLSDLTAATPFAEAGKRTPVFVRFSTVAGERGSKDTARDVRGFAVKFYTDQGNWDLVGNNIPVFFIQDAMKFPDLVHAVKPEPHHGMPQAASAHDTFWDFVSLMPESTHMLMWAMSDRAIPRSYRMMQGFGVHTFRFVNAQGESRLVKFHWSPVAGTHSLVWDEAVKISGADPDFHRRDLWEAIEAGEYPEWELAVQVFTDEDAERFSFDVLDATKIVPEELVPLRPVGRLVLDRNPDNFFAETEQVAFCAAHVIPGIDFTDDPLLAGRIHSYVDTQISRLGGPNFHELPINAPLAPVHNNQRDGMHRQTLNRGRVAYEPNSLGGGCPFQSGKMGFVPFPEPVAGDTLRGKPEKFAEHYNQATLFWNSQTEFEQRHIVDAFRFELSKVTVPAIRVRTVSMLRNVDEALAGKVAKGLGIPLPDPMPRALETSPEPETTHSPALSLTARPGKAGVRTRQVAILVHEGVDGAGVQSLAKALAKAGAIARLVGPRVGPLDTGKTRLDADASVENSPGALFDGVIVPDGQIGVDRLAADGRALEFLRDQYRHGKTMMAVGAGRTLVERADIPLANPDDGLLLVDAGSGADAFLSALARHRHPERETDPPAV from the coding sequence ATGGCTACGAAAAAATCCCGCAACGGCAAGCCTGCCCACGCCGCCGAACAGGCTCCGCTCAATACCGACAGCGCCCCGTCGGGCCCAGCACCCGGCGCCAAACCGGCAGCCGCCCAGGCCCGGGCGCTGGACCAGACCGCGGGCGCGTTCCCGCACAACCCCGACAAAGCGCAGGAGTATGGCGATGCCGCCTCCTGTCCGCACGCGGGCCATCATCAGGCGCCCGCGGACGCGTCCGTGCATGCCAGCACGCTGTCCGAAACCAACGCCAACGAGAAGACCGGCGCGCCTCCCGGCGCCGGCGAGAACGCGGTGCAGGGAGGACTGTCACGCGTGCGCGCCGACGACGATGGCCAGCCGCTCAGCACCAACCAGGGCGTGCCGCTGGCGGACAACCAGAGTTCGTTGAAAGCCGGGCTGCGCGGTCCCGCGCTGCTGAAGGACTTCATCCTGCGCGAGAAGATCACGCATTTCGACCACGAGCGCATTCCCGAGCGCATCGTGCATGCGCGAGGCTCGGCGGCACATGGTTATTTCGAGGCGTACGAGTCGCTGTCCGACCTGACCGCGGCCACGCCCTTTGCCGAGGCAGGCAAGCGCACACCGGTGTTCGTGCGCTTCTCGACGGTGGCTGGCGAGCGCGGCTCCAAAGACACGGCACGCGACGTGCGCGGCTTCGCCGTGAAGTTCTATACCGATCAAGGCAACTGGGACCTGGTGGGCAACAACATTCCGGTCTTCTTCATCCAGGACGCGATGAAGTTCCCGGACCTGGTCCATGCCGTGAAGCCCGAGCCGCATCACGGCATGCCGCAGGCCGCTTCGGCGCACGACACCTTCTGGGACTTCGTGTCGCTGATGCCGGAATCCACGCACATGCTGATGTGGGCCATGTCGGACCGGGCCATTCCGCGCAGCTATCGCATGATGCAGGGCTTCGGCGTGCACACGTTCCGCTTCGTCAACGCACAGGGCGAATCGCGGCTGGTGAAGTTCCACTGGAGCCCGGTGGCCGGCACGCATTCGCTGGTCTGGGACGAAGCCGTCAAGATCTCCGGCGCCGATCCCGACTTCCACCGCCGCGACCTGTGGGAAGCCATCGAGGCGGGCGAATATCCCGAATGGGAACTGGCCGTCCAGGTCTTCACCGATGAAGACGCCGAACGCTTCAGCTTCGACGTGCTGGACGCCACCAAGATCGTCCCGGAAGAACTCGTGCCCTTGCGTCCGGTCGGACGGTTGGTGCTGGACCGCAATCCGGACAACTTCTTCGCCGAAACGGAGCAGGTGGCTTTCTGCGCCGCCCATGTGATTCCCGGCATCGACTTCACCGACGACCCGCTGCTTGCCGGCCGCATCCACTCCTACGTCGATACACAGATATCGCGGCTGGGCGGCCCCAACTTCCACGAGCTTCCCATCAATGCCCCGCTCGCGCCGGTGCACAACAACCAGCGCGACGGCATGCACCGCCAGACGCTGAACCGGGGCCGCGTGGCCTATGAGCCCAACTCGCTGGGCGGCGGCTGCCCCTTCCAGTCCGGCAAGATGGGCTTCGTGCCGTTTCCCGAGCCCGTGGCCGGCGACACGCTGCGCGGCAAACCGGAGAAGTTCGCCGAGCACTACAACCAGGCCACGCTGTTCTGGAACAGCCAGACCGAGTTCGAGCAGCGGCACATCGTCGATGCCTTCCGATTCGAGCTCAGCAAGGTGACGGTGCCTGCCATCCGGGTCCGTACGGTCTCGATGCTCCGCAATGTGGACGAGGCCCTTGCGGGCAAGGTCGCGAAAGGCCTGGGCATTCCGCTGCCCGATCCCATGCCGCGTGCGCTGGAAACGTCCCCGGAACCGGAAACGACACACTCACCCGCCCTGTCGCTGACGGCCCGGCCCGGCAAGGCGGGCGTGCGCACGCGGCAGGTCGCCATCCTGGTGCACGAGGGCGTCGATGGCGCGGGCGTGCAGTCCCTGGCCAAGGCACTGGCCAAGGCAGGCGCCATCGCCCGCCTGGTGGGGCCGCGCGTGGGGCCGCTGGACACCGGAAAGACCCGCCTGGATGCCGATGCCTCCGTGGAAAACTCGCCCGGCGCGCTGTTCGACGGCGTCATCGTGCCTGACGGACAGATCGGCGTGGACAGGCTGGCCGCGGACGGCCGCGCGCTGGAGTTCCTGCGCGACCAGTATCGGCACGGCAAGACCATGATGGCCGTGGGCGCCGGACGCACGCTGGTGGAGCGCGCCGACATCCCGCTGGCGAATCCGGACGACGGACTGCTGCTGGTGGACGCCGGGTCGGGCGCGGATGCCTTCCTGTCCGCGCTGGCCAGGCACCGCCATCCCGAGCGCGAGACGGATCCGCCTGCCGTCTGA